A section of the Hippea sp. KM1 genome encodes:
- a CDS encoding molybdopterin-dependent oxidoreductase, with protein sequence MDGYVKLFCSKDCPDACSFSARFDGKKLDIKPDGFLGKSFVCSKLKGFFNREVKYNKSESRLFFRPAPVEDVIKEAAGLIRSGKRILYYRGSGNLGYSMFAWDVVASAFDNVYFVDGSPCDETGIEAHIEDFGVCTNPDIENLEKADTILVFGRNAFAASPHFYSYLLKLSKDKKVFYIDPVRSETSRIATRFIRINPASDGALAYCLIDSLGYDRLSNTDEAFRCTGISVSDFELLRDSFIQGRVAIVEGYGLQRYRNGKNNIQWLNRLAYLSGNLNMLYYSRSSKEGFIKPTIEPKNRIPISEIVKYLKDGFFDGFFVVAANPIMSLPDNHIWEREFRDKPLISVDTNLTQTSSLAEYFIRVGGMFSSPDAQGSYFFNKTHFRDRLVEGLSDYGAALMLAKQLGVGLDLNPSSAYKGLKSSRRVDFKDIQLKKPYYEDGKIRLMSLSHMDYLNSQTDEKPIDQVYLNRGLAEGLSLGEGSLVLLRNGSKEAEFRVSLTDKTEGDVAFVYKSACKKTNYIFSTIPTDTKNGIAYNDTFVQIRGL encoded by the coding sequence ATGGATGGATATGTGAAGCTGTTTTGTTCGAAGGATTGCCCGGATGCCTGCTCGTTTTCTGCCCGTTTCGATGGAAAGAAGCTCGATATAAAACCGGATGGGTTTTTAGGCAAAAGCTTTGTTTGCTCAAAGCTAAAGGGTTTCTTCAACAGAGAGGTTAAATACAACAAATCAGAAAGCAGGCTGTTTTTTAGGCCTGCCCCTGTTGAGGATGTTATAAAAGAGGCCGCAGGGCTTATAAGGTCGGGAAAGAGGATTCTCTATTACAGGGGTTCTGGCAATCTTGGCTATTCCATGTTTGCCTGGGATGTTGTTGCATCCGCCTTTGATAATGTCTATTTTGTGGATGGAAGCCCGTGTGATGAGACGGGTATTGAGGCACATATAGAGGATTTTGGTGTATGCACAAACCCCGATATAGAGAATTTGGAAAAAGCCGATACTATTCTGGTCTTCGGCAGAAACGCATTTGCCGCATCGCCCCACTTCTATTCATACCTGCTTAAGCTATCGAAAGATAAGAAGGTGTTTTATATAGACCCCGTAAGGTCAGAAACATCAAGGATAGCAACCAGATTTATTCGTATAAATCCAGCATCAGACGGTGCTTTGGCCTATTGTCTAATAGATTCTTTGGGATACGATAGGCTTTCAAATACCGATGAAGCCTTCAGATGCACAGGCATAAGCGTAAGCGATTTTGAGCTTTTAAGGGATAGCTTTATTCAAGGTAGGGTTGCAATAGTTGAGGGATACGGCCTGCAGAGATACAGAAACGGCAAGAACAATATACAATGGCTCAACAGGCTTGCCTATTTAAGCGGAAACCTGAATATGCTGTATTACTCTCGCTCATCTAAGGAGGGCTTTATCAAGCCCACGATAGAACCCAAGAACAGAATACCCATAAGCGAGATTGTGAAATACCTAAAAGATGGTTTCTTTGATGGGTTTTTTGTTGTTGCAGCAAACCCCATCATGAGCCTGCCGGATAACCACATCTGGGAGAGGGAGTTTAGGGATAAGCCGCTTATATCCGTCGATACGAATCTGACACAGACCTCCTCCCTTGCCGAGTATTTCATAAGGGTTGGAGGCATGTTCTCATCGCCCGATGCCCAGGGGAGCTATTTTTTCAACAAGACCCATTTCAGGGATAGGCTTGTTGAGGGTCTATCCGATTACGGTGCGGCGTTAATGCTTGCAAAACAACTGGGTGTTGGCCTTGATTTGAACCCAAGCTCAGCATACAAGGGACTAAAGAGCTCAAGGCGGGTGGATTTTAAGGATATTCAGCTTAAAAAACCCTATTATGAGGATGGCAAAATCAGATTGATGAGCCTCTCCCATATGGATTATTTAAACTCACAAACAGACGAAAAGCCCATTGATCAGGTTTACCTAAACAGAGGGCTTGCAGAGGGCTTATCTTTAGGTGAGGGTTCTTTGGTTTTGTTAAGAAATGGCTCAAAGGAGGCCGAATTTAGGGTAAGCCTCACAGACAAAACAGAAGGCGATGTGGCGTTTGTTTACAAAAGCGCCTGCAAAAAGACCAATTACATCTTTTCAACCATACCAACAGATACAAAAAACGGCATAGCGTATAATGACACCTTTGTCCAGATAAGGGGGCTTTAG
- a CDS encoding TIGR00153 family protein, with protein sequence MGIFDLFRKSPFIAIMEMMKEVMECTGRIPQLYEAFLNSDEESIQRIAKEISDHEYKTDTIKNTIRQSLPKSIFMPVARGDILQIITSMDAIADKTEDLGVLMTFKTIKVPEELKNKINGFVKSVLEVVELSKHVIEELETLREAGFAGPEAKEVLELLDKINEKEHETDVFQYDLTKIVVNSSEELDCASLILWMKIIEATGDIANAAEKMANRIRLIISQ encoded by the coding sequence ATGGGTATTTTCGATTTATTTAGGAAGTCTCCCTTCATAGCCATTATGGAGATGATGAAAGAGGTTATGGAGTGCACCGGCAGGATACCCCAGTTGTATGAGGCGTTTTTGAATTCGGATGAGGAGAGCATACAGCGTATCGCCAAGGAGATCTCTGATCATGAATACAAGACCGATACGATAAAGAATACAATAAGACAGAGCCTGCCAAAGAGTATATTCATGCCCGTTGCCAGGGGTGATATACTCCAGATAATTACATCAATGGACGCTATAGCGGACAAGACCGAGGATTTGGGCGTCTTGATGACATTCAAAACCATCAAGGTGCCTGAGGAGTTGAAGAACAAGATAAACGGTTTTGTTAAGAGCGTTCTTGAGGTTGTTGAGCTTTCGAAACATGTGATAGAGGAGCTTGAGACGCTAAGGGAAGCGGGTTTTGCAGGGCCTGAGGCCAAGGAGGTTTTGGAGCTGCTCGATAAGATAAATGAAAAAGAGCACGAAACCGATGTATTCCAGTATGACCTAACAAAGATAGTCGTAAACAGCTCAGAGGAGCTTGATTGCGCCTCCTTGATATTGTGGATGAAGATAATTGAGGCAACAGGCGATATAGCAAACGCTGCCGAGAAGATGGCAAATAGGATAAGGTTGATAATATCCCAATGA
- a CDS encoding Ppx/GppA phosphatase family protein: MIVASIDIGTNTIRLLIAKKEEPCRFDFLVQKSRIARLGEGFLPQKLLKAEAIERAVSILKDYLRIIDDFRVDRTIAVATSATREALNRDEFLERARSLGLDIRVIDGVEEAVLTHLGIVYFLNGRIRNKSWVAFDLGGGSTEFMFSFDDRLKEAFSLPTGVVKLLEKHILNDPPSKDELLRIGDEFIGFLGEKVKDRRVDEIVANAGTTTTLAAIDLKLKEYRHDIVEGHLLKKSTVESILKDMMSMSSEDRLRRYPILEKGREDVIVIGAYIIKRVLEFFGKDYLITTNGSLREGVIIREFCGG, translated from the coding sequence ATGATTGTCGCATCCATTGATATAGGAACAAACACCATACGACTGCTCATAGCAAAGAAAGAGGAGCCGTGCAGGTTTGATTTTTTGGTTCAAAAGAGCAGAATAGCCCGTCTGGGTGAGGGTTTTCTGCCGCAAAAACTGCTCAAGGCCGAGGCCATAGAACGGGCTGTATCGATATTGAAGGACTATTTGAGAATCATAGATGACTTTAGGGTTGATAGAACCATTGCTGTTGCAACAAGCGCCACACGGGAGGCCTTAAACAGGGATGAGTTTTTAGAAAGAGCGAGGTCTTTGGGTCTTGATATAAGGGTTATAGACGGCGTTGAGGAGGCTGTCCTTACCCATTTGGGTATAGTGTATTTCCTAAACGGCAGAATCAGGAATAAAAGCTGGGTGGCTTTTGATTTGGGTGGTGGCAGCACCGAGTTTATGTTCTCTTTTGATGATAGGCTTAAGGAGGCCTTTAGTCTGCCCACTGGCGTTGTGAAGCTATTGGAAAAACACATCTTGAACGATCCGCCCAGTAAGGATGAGCTTTTAAGGATAGGTGATGAGTTTATTGGCTTTTTGGGTGAGAAGGTTAAAGACAGGCGAGTCGATGAGATTGTGGCCAATGCAGGCACCACAACCACCCTGGCTGCCATAGATTTAAAGCTTAAGGAATACAGGCACGATATAGTTGAGGGGCATCTGCTTAAGAAGTCGACGGTTGAGTCTATACTGAAGGATATGATGTCGATGAGTTCTGAGGATAGGCTAAGGCGATACCCCATCTTGGAAAAAGGCAGGGAGGATGTTATAGTAATAGGTGCTTATATCATAAAGAGGGTGCTTGAGTTTTTTGGCAAGGATTATCTTATAACCACGAATGGAAGCTTAAGAGAAGGCGTTATAATAAGGGAGTTTTGCGGTGGATGA
- a CDS encoding isochorismatase family protein: MFSKNNAVLVVIDMQEKLCKVMKNLDRTTKNIRLLIEAANEFNMPIIYTEQYPKGLGETIEPLKSLLEKYNAERFDKMSFSALKIDEIAKRIEELGRKTVVLTGIESHICVLSTAVDLKAKGYNVVIAKDATTSREDEFYSTAMDFYNGYGISVVPAETLVFYWLEFAGTESFKKLQRIILGKD, from the coding sequence ATGTTTTCCAAGAACAACGCTGTTTTGGTTGTAATCGATATGCAGGAGAAACTCTGCAAGGTTATGAAGAATCTGGATAGAACCACAAAGAACATCAGGCTATTGATTGAGGCTGCCAACGAATTCAATATGCCCATAATATACACAGAGCAATACCCCAAGGGCTTGGGAGAAACAATAGAGCCGCTTAAGTCTCTGCTTGAAAAATACAATGCCGAAAGGTTCGATAAGATGTCGTTTTCTGCCCTGAAGATAGATGAGATAGCAAAAAGGATAGAGGAGTTGGGCAGAAAGACCGTTGTTCTTACGGGTATAGAATCACATATATGCGTTCTGTCAACAGCTGTGGATTTGAAGGCGAAAGGGTACAATGTCGTAATAGCAAAGGATGCAACAACATCGAGGGAGGATGAGTTCTATTCAACGGCAATGGATTTTTACAACGGATACGGCATAAGCGTTGTTCCTGCCGAGACATTGGTGTTTTACTGGCTTGAGTTTGCAGGCACAGAATCATTCAAAAAACTCCAGAGGATAATTTTGGGTAAAGACTAA
- a CDS encoding Mrp/NBP35 family ATP-binding protein, producing the protein MKDRVIGELNRVFYPGKTHSIVKEGVLEDVEVEGSKVIVKLKLKHEENDSVIELLKKSIPMAVKKIDGVEDVELVIEKVVDESKKLSKIKHVIATTSGKGGVGKSTVSVNTALALAKFGYKVGLLDADIYGPNIPTMMGIEGVPVTIDPKYKDKILPIEKYGIKILSIGNLVPKDAAVIWRGALIHQAIKQFLDDVVWGDLDFLVVDLPPGTGDAQLSLAQLTKVSGGIIVITPQNVAMSDAMRAHDFFKRLNIPTIGVIENMSYFICPHCGARTDIFDHGGAKKFANETGLDFLGEIPIDVEVREGGDKGKPIVVSNPTSPVAQAFEDVARSIIEKLKS; encoded by the coding sequence ATGAAGGATAGGGTTATAGGTGAGCTTAACCGGGTATTTTATCCTGGTAAGACGCATAGCATAGTAAAAGAGGGTGTGCTTGAGGATGTGGAGGTTGAAGGCTCTAAGGTTATTGTCAAGCTTAAGCTTAAGCATGAGGAGAACGACTCGGTAATAGAACTGCTTAAGAAAAGCATACCCATGGCCGTCAAAAAGATTGACGGCGTTGAGGATGTGGAGTTGGTTATAGAGAAGGTGGTGGATGAATCCAAGAAGCTCTCAAAGATCAAGCATGTCATAGCAACAACATCGGGTAAAGGTGGTGTGGGTAAATCCACGGTTAGCGTAAATACGGCATTGGCTTTGGCTAAATTCGGATACAAGGTCGGGCTTTTGGATGCCGACATCTATGGGCCTAACATACCAACAATGATGGGTATTGAGGGTGTCCCTGTTACGATAGACCCAAAATACAAGGATAAGATACTCCCCATAGAGAAATACGGCATAAAGATTCTATCTATAGGCAATCTGGTTCCGAAGGATGCTGCGGTTATCTGGAGAGGGGCTTTAATACATCAGGCCATCAAGCAGTTTTTAGACGATGTTGTCTGGGGCGATTTGGACTTTTTGGTTGTGGATCTGCCGCCAGGCACCGGCGATGCCCAGTTGTCTTTGGCCCAGCTTACCAAGGTTAGCGGTGGTATCATAGTCATAACGCCTCAAAATGTGGCTATGAGTGATGCTATGAGGGCCCATGATTTCTTCAAGCGACTCAACATACCGACCATCGGCGTTATTGAGAATATGAGCTATTTTATCTGCCCGCACTGCGGCGCAAGAACAGATATATTCGATCACGGTGGAGCAAAGAAGTTTGCCAATGAGACCGGCCTGGACTTTTTGGGTGAGATACCCATAGATGTCGAGGTAAGAGAGGGTGGCGATAAGGGTAAGCCAATTGTGGTTTCCAACCCGACATCGCCGGTGGCACAGGCCTTTGAGGATGTGGCAAGGAGTATAATTGAAAAGCTAAAGAGTTAG
- a CDS encoding inorganic phosphate transporter, translating to MSPVLIILLAAAFGFYMAWNIGANDVANAMGTSVGARSLSFKQAIIVAAIFEFSGAMLVGNHVSLTVAKGIVNPFSYESQAIVFAYGMLATLLAAALWVNMATKLGMPVSTTHSIVGGVMGFGIVTQGLSSIEWGKVVTIVLSWIVSPISGGIISFFIFLFISKKILTNDKPVVAAKKYAPFLAFMVSMVLVFSMLYKGLKNLHLNFSFTNSLLIAIGVSVVFYGVIYKIVSGIPVDTTLPYKRRYPQVERIFAILQVITASYMAFSHGANDVANAVGPLMGAVYAKALTAHQQLSMPIWVLSVGAVGIVAGLSMYGYKVILVVGRKITDMTPSRGFAAEFGAATTVLVCSKMGLPISTTHTLVGSVIGVGLARGIGALNLKVLKDIVVSWLLTLPIAAALSAAIFLVLKGLFLS from the coding sequence ATGAGCCCCGTATTGATTATACTTTTGGCTGCTGCATTTGGCTTCTATATGGCCTGGAATATCGGCGCCAATGATGTGGCCAACGCCATGGGCACGAGCGTTGGCGCACGCAGTTTAAGCTTTAAGCAGGCCATTATCGTGGCGGCTATCTTTGAGTTTTCAGGCGCCATGCTTGTGGGCAATCATGTTAGCTTAACGGTTGCAAAGGGTATTGTTAACCCGTTTTCCTATGAGAGCCAGGCCATTGTATTTGCATACGGTATGCTTGCCACACTGCTTGCTGCAGCCTTATGGGTGAATATGGCAACCAAACTTGGAATGCCTGTATCGACCACACACTCCATAGTCGGTGGCGTAATGGGTTTTGGTATCGTCACGCAGGGCTTAAGCTCTATTGAGTGGGGTAAGGTCGTAACGATTGTTTTAAGCTGGATAGTTTCACCCATCAGCGGCGGCATAATCTCGTTTTTTATCTTCCTGTTCATTTCAAAGAAGATACTTACAAACGATAAACCCGTTGTGGCTGCAAAGAAGTATGCACCGTTTTTGGCGTTTATGGTTTCTATGGTGCTGGTTTTCTCTATGCTTTATAAGGGGCTGAAGAACCTTCATCTGAACTTCTCCTTCACAAACTCACTCCTCATAGCGATAGGCGTTAGTGTTGTATTCTATGGCGTTATATACAAGATAGTTTCGGGCATACCCGTTGATACCACCCTGCCCTATAAGAGGAGGTATCCGCAGGTTGAAAGGATATTTGCCATACTCCAGGTGATTACAGCATCGTATATGGCGTTTTCTCATGGTGCAAACGATGTTGCTAATGCCGTCGGACCTTTAATGGGTGCGGTTTATGCCAAGGCCTTAACGGCCCATCAGCAGCTTTCGATGCCTATCTGGGTGTTGAGTGTTGGTGCTGTGGGTATAGTGGCCGGGCTTTCGATGTATGGTTATAAGGTTATATTGGTTGTGGGCAGGAAGATTACGGATATGACACCCTCAAGGGGTTTTGCCGCAGAGTTTGGCGCTGCAACCACGGTTTTGGTCTGCTCCAAGATGGGGTTGCCCATCTCCACGACCCATACGCTTGTGGGTTCTGTTATAGGCGTTGGTCTTGCAAGGGGTATAGGTGCATTGAACCTTAAGGTATTGAAGGATATAGTGGTTTCATGGCTGTTAACCCTGCCTATAGCTGCTGCTCTATCGGCTGCCATATTCCTTGTTCTAAAGGGCTTGTTTTTGAGTTAG
- a CDS encoding Wadjet anti-phage system protein JetD domain-containing protein — translation MDRVLEEARQKIIDFMENEYRGEDIRFCSAYLFGDSKFIEKNRVLADTFNGLAVVERPNIIYIKTDTELKINGVSIRELTEKLHLAAFFGGDIKSIENSANNVIISENLSFFMSAKPKNSVFLYNKGFHLTKQISHFVKKLTFDRVIFFGDVDLEGLAIYDAFREHFDGIEFYPDPETIRFVISVYGDALPPLKQQDRKITFLKGIAEMLKEKNVRIEQEFLQVLFARGRLKRPEWMDM, via the coding sequence ATGGATAGGGTGCTGGAAGAGGCAAGGCAAAAAATCATAGACTTTATGGAGAATGAGTATAGGGGCGAGGATATACGATTCTGTTCTGCTTATCTGTTCGGTGATTCCAAATTTATCGAAAAAAACAGGGTGTTGGCCGATACATTCAACGGCCTTGCGGTTGTTGAAAGACCCAACATTATTTATATAAAAACCGACACGGAGCTTAAGATAAACGGTGTCAGTATAAGGGAGTTGACAGAAAAGCTCCACCTTGCGGCCTTTTTTGGTGGGGATATAAAAAGCATCGAAAACAGCGCTAACAATGTGATTATCTCTGAGAATCTATCGTTTTTTATGAGCGCAAAGCCAAAAAACAGCGTCTTTCTATACAACAAGGGGTTTCATTTAACAAAGCAGATAAGCCACTTTGTAAAGAAACTTACATTCGATAGGGTTATCTTTTTTGGTGATGTCGACTTAGAGGGACTGGCCATATACGATGCCTTTAGGGAACATTTCGATGGGATTGAGTTTTACCCTGATCCTGAAACGATAAGGTTTGTTATATCTGTCTATGGCGATGCGCTGCCGCCACTGAAACAGCAAGATAGAAAGATAACCTTTCTAAAGGGTATTGCTGAAATGCTAAAAGAAAAGAATGTGAGGATAGAGCAGGAGTTTTTGCAGGTTCTATTTGCCAGGGGGAGGTTGAAAAGACCAGAATGGATGGATATGTGA
- a CDS encoding ArnT family glycosyltransferase, translating into MLDRLTKNKASIFIYLFVFFSIGSFYISFFPPDEPKYVDAALRMIENGNYIVPFFNCHVRFDKPILFYWELVAFFKLFFIDELIKSGHDFFGIIEYAARLPAIISASLSGIYVYELSKRLFNDEYSARLSIVGFVSVLFFFYLGRAVYPDMSLILFELAGVYYFIAGRYVLGWLFVALAFLTKGPIGIVSVGFTYFLYLWIVKKESGIREFFSSKNGIGFLVFLIVSMPWYVAVYKLYGMEFINKFLIYHNIERFTGAADQHPRSFFYFFPIAIAAVYLWWPFLYDFYRALDFKDRRVMFLFAWFFWVFLFFSISKNKLAHYIAFGFIPLTVLFGLVIEKAKNSKFKFLSMFTLEFALGVALSVYLYKDGIIGLLPTVLFGFFFVALTNMIKKPANLVFYKALMLSLVGFVLLLQFEQLRPEKHIWRAVLSEGLPLYEYRIKNQSLTAYTRCCLNEIRDPNYFNSLKGKFFVYTKEKYIKQLKGHFKLIGRYQDTGTKTALLLMDNG; encoded by the coding sequence TTGCTGGATAGACTCACAAAGAACAAGGCATCGATTTTTATATATCTGTTTGTATTCTTTTCGATAGGCAGCTTTTATATCTCATTTTTCCCGCCGGATGAGCCTAAATATGTGGATGCTGCCCTAAGGATGATAGAAAATGGCAACTATATAGTGCCGTTTTTCAACTGCCATGTTAGGTTTGATAAGCCTATACTGTTCTATTGGGAATTGGTGGCGTTTTTTAAGCTGTTTTTCATTGATGAGTTGATCAAAAGCGGCCACGATTTCTTTGGCATCATAGAGTATGCTGCCAGATTGCCGGCTATAATCTCTGCATCCCTAAGCGGTATCTATGTGTATGAGTTAAGCAAAAGACTCTTCAATGATGAGTATTCAGCCCGATTGTCAATAGTAGGCTTTGTTTCTGTATTGTTCTTTTTTTACTTGGGCAGGGCCGTATATCCGGATATGAGCCTGATTTTGTTCGAACTTGCCGGTGTCTATTATTTTATAGCAGGCAGGTATGTTTTGGGCTGGTTGTTTGTGGCCTTAGCGTTCTTAACCAAGGGCCCTATAGGCATCGTAAGTGTTGGATTTACCTATTTTTTGTATCTGTGGATAGTAAAGAAAGAGAGTGGCATTAGGGAGTTTTTCTCTTCAAAGAACGGCATTGGATTTTTGGTTTTTTTAATTGTTAGCATGCCCTGGTATGTGGCCGTTTATAAGCTCTATGGGATGGAGTTTATCAATAAGTTTCTGATATACCATAACATAGAGCGGTTTACCGGTGCGGCTGATCAGCACCCACGCTCATTTTTCTATTTCTTTCCTATAGCCATAGCCGCTGTTTACCTGTGGTGGCCATTTCTCTATGATTTCTATAGGGCCTTGGATTTTAAAGACAGAAGGGTGATGTTTTTGTTTGCCTGGTTTTTTTGGGTTTTTCTCTTTTTCTCGATATCCAAAAACAAGCTTGCGCATTACATAGCATTCGGCTTTATACCGCTAACCGTTTTATTCGGACTTGTCATAGAGAAGGCAAAGAACAGTAAGTTTAAGTTTTTGTCTATGTTTACGCTGGAGTTTGCCCTGGGTGTGGCTCTGAGTGTGTATCTATACAAAGACGGTATAATAGGCCTATTGCCGACGGTTTTATTTGGGTTTTTCTTTGTGGCTTTGACCAATATGATAAAGAAACCGGCAAACCTTGTTTTCTATAAGGCGTTGATGCTTAGCCTTGTTGGCTTTGTTTTATTGCTCCAGTTTGAGCAGTTGAGACCGGAAAAACATATCTGGAGGGCTGTGTTGTCAGAGGGTTTGCCGCTTTATGAGTATAGGATAAAAAACCAGTCTCTGACCGCATATACGCGATGTTGCCTAAATGAGATCAGGGATCCGAATTACTTTAATTCACTGAAGGGCAAGTTCTTTGTCTATACGAAGGAGAAATACATAAAACAGCTAAAGGGACATTTTAAGTTGATTGGCAGGTATCAAGATACAGGCACGAAGACCGCTCTTCTGCTTATGGATAATGGATAG